A section of the Lineus longissimus chromosome 1, tnLinLong1.2, whole genome shotgun sequence genome encodes:
- the LOC135490868 gene encoding uncharacterized protein LOC135490868, translating to MSGREDSVGNFRLLLHSAIVVANEYGQPVGQQLHEDEAPVAKAPRLDRQEQDEETAPRLRERILELEKREKNRKAEPVEAVLRKESPPTISLGHFKPEIPEWEYAVKFNPIAAEKVKR from the exons atgtcaggtcgagaagattcggtaggcaacttccgcctgctgctacattcggccattgtggttgcGAACGAGTATGGACAGCCCGTTGGACAACAATTGCATGAAGACGAAGCACCAGTAGCCAAAGCCCCTCGCCTCGACCGTCAAGAACAGGATGAGGAAACCGCGCCGCGTTTACGGGAACGAATTCTAGAActagaaaagagagaaaagaaccgAAAGGCAGAACCGGTGGAGGCAGTCCTGAGGAAG gaatccccccctactatctcactggggcactttaagccagagattccagaatgggaatatgcggtgaaatttaatccaattgctgccgaaaaggtcaagaggtaa
- the LOC135490956 gene encoding uncharacterized protein LOC135490956 has protein sequence MNMNETFVLFDMVPRSTMEATGSQNVDIRSSQGNPKLGCTVTLVVTTDGRKGRAELNFRGLTPDGDVIRQLQADAPDNVRVTGSPQGWARHQSLIEWLQALVVPFVAGATFLLLLDRYPAHRNQQFRDAITAENGTDTFIPG, from the exons atgaacatgaatgagacgttcgtgttgtttgatatggtgccaagatcaacaatggaagcgactggatcccagaatgttgacattagatcatcccaaggcaacccgaaacttggatgcacggtgactctagtagttacgacagacggacgaaaaggacgagccgagctcaacttcagaggcttgacaccagatggtgacgtcattcggcagcttcaggcggatgctccagacaatgtgcga gtaactggtagtccacagggttgggcccgacaccaatcgctaatcgagtggttgcaggccctggttgtgccatttgtagcaggggccacgttcctgttacttttagacaggtatccggcgcatcgaaatcagcaatttcgtgatgcaatcaccgcagagaatgggacagacactttcattccaggatga
- the LOC135488992 gene encoding UPAR/Ly6 domain-containing protein crok-like: MKQILLTLGSVLGFVLILHLDIILAQTVDSSNPTNVNVGVPKTVIGGIRCFDCNSFYSPSCADWFNNQTWNLEPCGQNVTMCRKMIQEAYFDGAWNVRYIRQCAEHGEVGADEGRRCIERAGMYRVKMRYCHCDNKDGCNSASSVKMSLAMILPLSLGLLICKYFSRLL; the protein is encoded by the exons ATGAAGCAAATTCTTCTCACTTTAGGCTCCGTTCTGGGATTTGTTTTGATCCTTCATTTGG ACATAATTCTGGCACAGACGGTCGACTCGAGTAATCCTACCAATGTGAATGTTGGCGTTCCTAAAACAGTCATTGGCGGCATCAGATGCTTTGACTGCAACTCCTTCTACAGCCCTTCATGCGCTGATTGGTTTAACAACCAAACATGGAATCTTGAACCATGTGGCCAAAATGTAACCATGTGTAGGAAAATGATCCAGGAAG cctACTTTGATGGTGCGTGGAACGTGCGCTACATCCGCCAGTGCGCCGAACATGGTGAGGTTGGAGCTGACGAGGGCCGTCGTTGTATTGAAAGGGCCGGAATGTACCGTGTCAAGATGAGGTATTGCCATTGTGataacaaagatggctgcaacAGCGCATCATCGGTGAAGATGAGCCTCGCAATGATCCTGCCCCTGTCCCTTGGGTTGTTGATATGTAAATACTTCAGCAGGCTCTTATAG